From Qipengyuania soli:
CCGTCTTGCCTGCCACCATTGCGGGCACGAAACGCCCAGCCCCAATGCCTGTCCCGAATGCGGCGAGCCCGATTGCCTCGTCGCGTGCGGGCCGGGGGTCGAACGCATCGCCGACGAGGTGGCCGAGCGCCTGCCCGATGCGCGGGTCTTCGTCGCGACTTCGGACACGCTCAACTCACCCGGCAAGGCAGCGGAGTTCATTGCGCTGGTCGAAGCAGGCGAGATCGACGTTATTGTCGGCACGCAACTGGTAACCAAGGGGTTCCATTTCCCCGAGCTGACGCTGGTTGGCGTGGTCGATGCCGATCTCGGCCTCGAAGGCGGGGACTTGCGCGCGGGCGAGCGGACTTACCAGCAGGTCGCACAGGTTGCCGGTCGCGCGGGTCGCGGCTCAAAGCCGGGCGAAGTGCTGATCCAGACGCGCCACCCCGAGGCAAGCGTCATCGCCGCGCTCGCCGCTGGTGACCGGGACGCCTTCTATTCCGCCGAGACCGAGGGACGTCGTCATGCCGGCGCGCCGCCCTTCGGCCGCTGGGCGGCGATCATCATCTCCTCCGAGGACGATGCCGAAGCCCGCGAGGCTGCCAACCGGCTGGGCGCCTTCCGCCCGCAGGTGGATGATTGCCAGATCCTCGGCCCCGCCCCTGCCCCGATGGCGTTGCTGCGCGGACGCTATCGCTATCGCTTCCTCATCAATGCGCGGCGTTCTGTGCAACTGCAGGACGTCATTCGCGGCTGGCTGCGGCAGGTCGACCACCCTCCCGGCGTGCGCGTGGCGGTGGACGTCGACCCCTACAGTTTCGTCTAGTCCTGCTCGCTGTCGAACACGGCTCGCGCCGCCTCGACCTTGCCGATATTGGCGATTGCCCAATTGCCCAGCCGCGCCACGGGATCGCAAAGCGAGCGCCCGAGTGCCGTCAGTGCATAATCGACACGCGGCGGAACGCTGGGCGTAACGGTGCGATTGACCAGCCCGTCCCGCTCCAGTCCGCGCAGCGTGCGGGTCAGCATGCGCTGCGAAATCCCGGGAATGTCGCGGCGCAATTCGTTGAAACGGCGCGATCCATCCGCAAGGCCCATGACCACGCGCACCGACCATTTGTCGCCGACGCGGGCGAGGATGTCATTCACCGCCGTGCATTGCGGCGTGTCGTGAACTTCAAGGGTAACACCGGTGTCCCTATCGGACAGGAAAGTGCCTTCTTGCGCAGGTCGGGGTGCAGTTTCCATATGGCCTCCAGGTTATCAATAGTAACTATGGAGTCCCGCATATGCAAATCCTTCGCATCGACAGTTCGACGACCGGCGACCAGTCGATCAGCCGCAAGCTGACCGACGAACTTCTCGCCCATTTCACCGCCAAGCATCCCGATGCGAAGGTCGTGACCCGCGACCTCGTGGCCGACCCGCTGGCGCATATCGACCCGATCACCACCAAGGCGATCCGCACGCCGCCCGAAACGCACGAGGAGGCCGTCGCCGCCGCCTATCCCAACCAGCGTGCCGTGCTCGACGAATTCCTCGCTTCCGACGTGGTGATCGTCGGGGCGCCGATGTACAATTTCTCGATCCCCTCGCAGCTCAAGGCATGGCTCGACCGCCTGGGCGTGCCCGGCGTGACCTTCAGCTATTCGGCCGCTGGTCCGGAAGGCCTCGCAGGCGGACGCAAGGTGGTGGTCGCCTCGGCGCGCGGCGGCGAATATTCGACCGACCAGATGGCCGAGAACCAGGAGAGCCTGCTGACGACCTTCTTCGGCTTTATAGGGGTGGACGATCTTCACTTCGTCCGGGTCGAGAAGGCAGGGTACGGTCCCGATGCAATTGCGGCGGGCCTTGCCGCAGCGAAGGAGGAAATCGCCCAGCTGTGAGGCACCATGACGGGGCCGGTGCATTGATGGCGCAATGCCCGGCCCCGTACTTGTTCCCATCCTCGGCGACCAGCTGACGCGCACACTTGCCAGCCTGGGCGGGCGCACCAAGGCCGATACCGTCATCCTGATGATGGAGGTGTGCGACGAGGCAACCTACGTCAGGCACCACAAGCAGAAGATCGTCCTCGTCTTCTCGGCCATGCGCCACTTCGCGGAAGAGTTGCGCGAAGCGGGCTGGACCGTCGACTATGTCAGGCTCGACGACCCGAACAATGCAGGCAGCTTCACGGGCGAGTTGGCCCGGGCCATCGAACGGCACGACCCGCGCCTCGTCAGCGTGGTCGAGGCGGGGGAATGGCGCGTTCGGCAGGACATGGATCAGTGGGCGGACAAGTTCGCCTGCGAGGTGGAAATCCTGCGTGACGACCGTTTCGTCTGTTCGCAGGCCGAGTTCGACGACTGGGCGAAGGATCGCAAGGAACTCCGCATGGAGTTCTTCTACCGCGAGATGCGGCGCAAGACCGGGCTGTTGATGGACGGCAATGAGCCAGCCGGTGGCCAGTGGAATTACGACAGCGAAAACCGCAAGCCGCCGAAAGAAGGCCTGGCAGCACCCGAGCGCCCGAAATTCGAACCCGACGGCATCACGCACGAGGTCATCGACCTCGTCCAATCGCGCTTCGGCGACCATTTCGGTTCGCTCGAACGCTTCGGATGGCCGGTCACCCGCGTCGAGGCCGAACGCGCCGCCGACGCTTTCTTTGCGGAGCGGATCGAATGCTTCGGCCCTTACCAGGATGCGATGATCGCCGGGCAGGACGATCTGTTCCATTCGATGCTCTCGACCAGCATCAACCTCGGTCTGCTCGACCCGCTGGACCTGTGCCGCCGAGCCGAGCAGGCTTATCGTGACGGGAAGGCTCCGCTCAACTCGGTCGAGGGGTTCATCCGCCAGATCATCGGCTGGCGCGAATATGTGCGCGGCTTCTACTTCAACCAGATGCCCGGCCTCGCCGAGGCCAATGCTCTAGATGCTCATCGCCCGCTGCCCGAATTCTACTGGACCGGCGAGACCGAAATGGCCTGCCTCGCCGACTGCATTCGCTCGACCCGCGACAATGCCCATGCGCACCACATCCAGCGGCTGATGGTGCTCGGCAATTTCGCGCTGCTCGCGGGGATCGAGCCGCAGGCGGTCGAGGACTGGTTCCTCGTCGTCTACGCCGATGCCTACGACTGGGTAGAACTGCCCAATGTCGCCGCCATGATCCTCTACGCCGACGGCGGGAAGCTGGCGTCCAAGCCCTATGCGGCGTCGGGCAACTACATCAACAAAATGTCCAACTACTGTTCGGGATGCCGATACAAGGTCAGCCAGAAGACTGGCGAAGGCGCGTGCCCCTTCAATCCGCTATACTGGCACTTCCTGGCGCGCCACCGCGATCGGTTCGAGAAGAACCCGCGTATCGGGCGTATCTACGCAAGCTGGGACCGGATGGGCGAGGTCAAGCAGCGGGAATATCTGGAGAGTGCCGCGGCGTTCCTCGACACGCTTGAACCGGCGGCGGAAGGCTGGGCGCGTCAGCCCTGCGCGTAGACCGCCTGTGCCTGTTCCTTGAGCCAGTTCATTGTCGCCGCCCAGGGGCCGTGGCCATAGCTGATGCGCGCGACGCCCAGTGCCGCGAGTTCGGCCGTCGTGCCGCGCCCCGGCGCCCAGAGGACATTGACCGGCAGCGGCGATCCTTCGCAGATAGCCCGGATCGTCGCATGGTCGCCGAGGAACGGCACGAAGAGGCTGCCCGCCCCGGCTTCGGCATAGGCGCGGCCGCGTTCGAGGACCTCGTCGATCAGGCCTTGCGAGTAATCCGCCGGGTCCTTGCCGCGATAGACGTCGGTGCGGGCGTTGACATGGATGCCGGTCGATGCGGCTGCCGCAATGCGTGCGGCTGCGTCCGCCACCGGTAGCAGCGCCGTTTCGCCCGGCAGGCGGTCTTCCATGTTGATCCCGACGGCACCGAGTTCGAAGGCCTTGGCAACCGATGCGCGGACCTCCTCCGGCGTATCGCCATAGCCCGCTTCCATGTCGATCGTGACCGGTAGGTCGGTGACCGAGAGGATGCGCTGCAGATTCTCGAGCACGATTTCCAACGGCAGGGTTTCGCCGTCATGGAAGCCCTGCGCCTCGGCGACGCCATAACTGCCAGTCGCAATTGCCTTCGCCCCCGCTTCGGTCACGGCCTTCGTCGAACCGGCGTCCCAGATATTGTACAGCACCAGCGGATTGCCGGGCACGTGCATGGCGCGGAACTGGACTACCTTGTTACTCATCTCAGTTCTTCTCCCGCGCGAGAAGTTCGCGCTTTATATCGAGGCCGTAGGCGTAGCCGCCGAGGTCACCACCGGTGCGGATCACGCGGTGGCAGGGGATCAGCACGGCGACATTGTTGCGGGCATTGGCGCTCCCGGCGGCACGCACCGCCTTGGGATTGCCTGCCGCCGCCGCGATATCGGCATAGGTCCGCGTCTCGCCCGCAGGAATGTCGCGCAGGGCCTTCCAGCAGGCTTCCTGGAAGGCGGTGCCTTTCACGTCGAGCGGGATATGGGCGAAGTCAC
This genomic window contains:
- a CDS encoding isocitrate lyase/PEP mutase family protein, which codes for MSNKVVQFRAMHVPGNPLVLYNIWDAGSTKAVTEAGAKAIATGSYGVAEAQGFHDGETLPLEIVLENLQRILSVTDLPVTIDMEAGYGDTPEEVRASVAKAFELGAVGINMEDRLPGETALLPVADAAARIAAAASTGIHVNARTDVYRGKDPADYSQGLIDEVLERGRAYAEAGAGSLFVPFLGDHATIRAICEGSPLPVNVLWAPGRGTTAELAALGVARISYGHGPWAATMNWLKEQAQAVYAQG
- a CDS encoding FMN-dependent NADH-azoreductase, producing MQILRIDSSTTGDQSISRKLTDELLAHFTAKHPDAKVVTRDLVADPLAHIDPITTKAIRTPPETHEEAVAAAYPNQRAVLDEFLASDVVIVGAPMYNFSIPSQLKAWLDRLGVPGVTFSYSAAGPEGLAGGRKVVVASARGGEYSTDQMAENQESLLTTFFGFIGVDDLHFVRVEKAGYGPDAIAAGLAAAKEEIAQL
- a CDS encoding winged helix-turn-helix transcriptional regulator translates to METAPRPAQEGTFLSDRDTGVTLEVHDTPQCTAVNDILARVGDKWSVRVVMGLADGSRRFNELRRDIPGISQRMLTRTLRGLERDGLVNRTVTPSVPPRVDYALTALGRSLCDPVARLGNWAIANIGKVEAARAVFDSEQD
- a CDS encoding cryptochrome/photolyase family protein, which encodes MPGPVLVPILGDQLTRTLASLGGRTKADTVILMMEVCDEATYVRHHKQKIVLVFSAMRHFAEELREAGWTVDYVRLDDPNNAGSFTGELARAIERHDPRLVSVVEAGEWRVRQDMDQWADKFACEVEILRDDRFVCSQAEFDDWAKDRKELRMEFFYREMRRKTGLLMDGNEPAGGQWNYDSENRKPPKEGLAAPERPKFEPDGITHEVIDLVQSRFGDHFGSLERFGWPVTRVEAERAADAFFAERIECFGPYQDAMIAGQDDLFHSMLSTSINLGLLDPLDLCRRAEQAYRDGKAPLNSVEGFIRQIIGWREYVRGFYFNQMPGLAEANALDAHRPLPEFYWTGETEMACLADCIRSTRDNAHAHHIQRLMVLGNFALLAGIEPQAVEDWFLVVYADAYDWVELPNVAAMILYADGGKLASKPYAASGNYINKMSNYCSGCRYKVSQKTGEGACPFNPLYWHFLARHRDRFEKNPRIGRIYASWDRMGEVKQREYLESAAAFLDTLEPAAEGWARQPCA